The genomic window ATGAAGGCGCTCAACCAGCATGGCGACGTGGTCCAGCGCAGCGAGTGGAGCCTGCTGATGCTGCGCAAGCGCGAGGACCTCGACGCGCTCGTCGGCGCCTCGCTGCCGACCGAAAAGGTGCGGGGCTGAGGTCATGACCGCACAACCCGTCGCAGCGATCGTCGGCATGGGCGACGCCTATGCCACCCGCGCCGATCGCAAGGACCCGCTGCAACTGGCCGTCGAGGCCACCGTCGCGGCGCTCGCGGACGCGGGGATCACGAAGAACCAGGTGGACGCCCTGTTCACCGGTCGCTCGCCGTGGGCCGACAAGCGCTCGCAGTGGAACAATATCTTCGCCTCGCACATGCAGATGCCGCTGACGTTCACCAGTGAACTCACCCTGCACGGCGCCGGACTCACCGCCACACTCGCGCAGGCGTCGCAGATGATCGCCGCGGGCAAGGCGGAGTATGTGCTCTGTCTGCAGAGCGATGCGACGGAGTTGTTCGTCGACGCGGTCGCCATGGGCGCGGAGGCCGACGCGGATCCGCAGTTCGAAGTGATATATGGACCGACGATCCCGTCCCTCTACGCCCAGGCCGCCCGCCGGTATTTTCACGAATTCGGCATCACCGAAACCGATCTCGCCGAGGTCGCCGTCGCCAATCAGCGGTGGGGCGCCCACCATCCGCACGCGGCCAAGGCCAAGCACGGCGAGATCGATATCGCCACGGTGCTCGACTCGCCGTACGTGGCGACGCCGTTGCGGCGGTGGATGTGTTCCACCTGGGGCGGCGGCACCGGCGGCGCACTGGTCGTCACCGCTCCCGACAACGTGCGTCCCCACCAGAAGCCGGTCTACCTGCACGGGTACGGGTCGGCCACCACCCACGAGTACCTGTCGGACCGGATGAACATGCGCGGCTGCAAGTTCGCTGACTTCGGCACACTGCCGAACCTGACCCACACCGCCACCATCGAGGCGGCGCGGCAGGCCTACGCGATGGCCGAACTCGGCCCCTCCGATATCGACATGGTGCAGGTGTCGGTGAACTTCGCGCACATGGGCC from Nocardia bhagyanarayanae includes these protein-coding regions:
- a CDS encoding thiolase family protein, which gives rise to MTAQPVAAIVGMGDAYATRADRKDPLQLAVEATVAALADAGITKNQVDALFTGRSPWADKRSQWNNIFASHMQMPLTFTSELTLHGAGLTATLAQASQMIAAGKAEYVLCLQSDATELFVDAVAMGAEADADPQFEVIYGPTIPSLYAQAARRYFHEFGITETDLAEVAVANQRWGAHHPHAAKAKHGEIDIATVLDSPYVATPLRRWMCSTWGGGTGGALVVTAPDNVRPHQKPVYLHGYGSATTHEYLSDRMNMRGCKFADFGTLPNLTHTATIEAARQAYAMAELGPSDIDMVQVSVNFAHMGPIVMEDLGFAKKGRGIDVYREGRTGIDGDLPTDTNGGWLSFGQPGISCNMDTLIETVRQLRGQPLGLAPTRKPETALVQGAGGMLAAGSVLVLAA